CATTATTATAATATTTTTTTTTATATAGTCAACTCTTTTGTATGCTTTACTTTTATAGTAAKTTAAGTATAATTTAATAACTATGAAATATGTATTAACATTATTTATTATAATAAGCTTTCAATTATATCCATATGAATTAAGACTTTATTTTGCAAGAGCAAATATATATAATAATACTTTATATGCTAATGTATATATTGGAAATGATATGGTTTTTTATAATAATATTAAAAGATACTTAGATAATGGTATTATAACTACATTTAATTTTAGAGTTAATCTATTTAAAGAAAATTTATTATTAGATGACAGTATAAAAGACGCCCATTTCTTYAGAAGAATGTATTATGACTTTTTTACTAAAGAATACGTTATATATAATTCACAAACTATGGCAGAAACAAGAAATACTAACTTCTATGAATTAATTAGAAATACAAGCCAAATAAATAGAGTAGATATTATCAATACAAATAACCTTGATATAAACAGTAAATATTATTTTAAAACAAGACTGTCAATACAATTTGAAAATGCCTATCCATATTTAAATGCATTCTTTAATATGATAACCCCATTACAATATAGAATAAAATGGTTAAAATCTAATAATTTTTATTTAGATGAATTGTCATAATAATTTATATTTTCTTATATTATTTATAGGTAAAAATCCGATTTTGTATTAAAT
Above is a window of Brachyspira sp. SAP_772 DNA encoding:
- a CDS encoding DUF4390 domain-containing protein, whose amino-acid sequence is MKYVLTLFIIISFQLYPYELRLYFARANIYNNTLYANVYIGNDMVFYNNIKRYLDNGIITTFNFRVNLFKENLLLDDSIKDAHFFRRMYYDFFTKEYVIYNSQTMAETRNTNFYELIRNTSQINRVDIINTNNLDINSKYYFKTRLSIQFENAYPYLNAFFNMITPLQYRIKWLKSNNFYLDELS